DNA from Danaus plexippus chromosome 6, MEX_DaPlex, whole genome shotgun sequence:
TTGTCGACCTTtggtttacttttattttatttttttacacttttgCAAATGGATTCCGTGTTTAACAGTTTTCTGTGTGAACTcgctcataaaaaaattaagattaaactCATAAGTCTTGTTTATTACTCCTCATCTCATTACCCGCGACttttgatgtttattatattttagtgctGGACTTAAACTTATTATGGTAGTAGTGACGTCACTCACCTGATACCCTTAAAGCCAGGTCTACATTGAAGGCGTGCGCCACGGCGGCCGCGGCTACAGCGCTAGAGGCGTATCTCGTGACGTCAGCGTGCAGCACCGCCAGGTCTACCAGCTGTCCGCACGCCACAGACTCCAACGACGAGTATTGTGGGAACACAAACGTGTAGCCCCGTAACGCATTGATCCCCAGATCGCTCTCACTGAGCAGCCTCCTCTTGGCGCTGCGGCCTTCGCTGGCCAGTTGCATGTATATGTTCAGCCAGCTGTTGATGGTGATGGGCGTGATGCTCCAGGACAGTATCTTCAGTATGAGCAGCTCCTCCAGCAGGATCTCGTCCGTAGTGCACGCGCCGTCCGTCACGTAAGCGAACTCGCCTATCTTCGGCGGATACACTTCCTCGACCTTCGCGGCTATGAATAAGCAGGTTATACCTGGAATGTAAAGCGCACATAAcgaaatattacaaagaatGAATACATTATtgagatttattaatttctttgttattttatatatataagaagcTTTGACTACGTGTGACTGTCTGTATGGGATACTATTTCCGTATGGCGTGGTTGTTTTGCGTGTCGTGTTGTGTTCCGTACCTATGAGTTGTAGTCTTCCTTTCTGCACGTCCTCAGTGTTGGAGAGGTAGCGGTCCACGTAGTCCACGGTCAGATGGAAGGTCTCTCGGTGGAGCTTGTATACTTCACACACCTGGAGtgttataatatcatattatgtaaaataattaacaaaactaagtaCTCCTGTTGGGACCTTTTcagttcatttttatttggaattcagataaagcaaatttattttcgtttacCATATAACTAGTTAAGAACTCGTGTTATTGAGACATTCTTGGCTATGGGCTGGTGAGTTTATCTCTCGTTGTGAGGAATTATGAATGAAACATCTAGAGACTCCAGCCTTGAGACGACATCAGCTTACAGAACAAACTACAAGGATACATCTTGTTTGGTAAAGTATTGTGAATATCCTACTCGCGAAATGTCTCAGCTGGACCCCactgaattataattatattacccTATCATCAAGATATcgaacataaaaaacatttaccaCCGCGTACTTCAACGACCAAAGTCGATTTATAAGTTAcgttatatgaaaatgtagCCAGTGTCCTTAAATTATTACTGTACCATACTAAAAAACTTCatgtacaaaagaaaaatcctGTTGGACATTTGACAATATAACGAAAGtagctttattaaattattgtggtTTGtactaaataagttaaatgaatgtttattTAGAGGCATAGAGATTCAAATCGGCGTCCCGCCACGCGGATGCGGTAacgtttatcatttaaaatattaaaaatatcacatttttcTACAATATTCTATAAGTTTTGGTAAGTTTGATGtctgttatatgtatttatatacatacatataattttgaaatatttgagtAACAATTTTGTCGTAGCACTCAGCTCTACGGTACAACAGTTACGATCGTAGCTGTTTCGTAGCGTtcaaatagatatatttatcgctgatcaaaaatattacaattaattaagaaatggTTTTCCGTATTTTTGATACTTAAAGTTTTGGAATATGTGCGGATATAGAGACGAatcctcttagcattcaacgaattcaccgtgcgggtgccgggtccatcccgttgcagggagaggagcttcaacagtacctgggacttgcgacaaaagtgtatttttttagggACCCCTATCCAACGCGCTTTAatcgctcacctccaccgtacaagctcctctctctacctaaccaaatttgtaaCGAACCTATTAGAGCTCCCTTctaagtacgttccaagaatgaattgacaTTAGTTCAgaacaggcccaagtcttttacgGATCACGtcgtatacattataaaaggaCACTCCGTCCCTTCATTCATATAGAAAACAAGtcaaaaatatcatacatttatatccAGATACAAAACCTATAAGATAATTTCAATCAATAGTTATATGACATAAATGTCTGGTATCATAAAtaagtgaatttttaaaactatcaaaaCGAAAGTAGCCGTCTGTGACGAAGTTtggtattaaaatgataaactaGAAATTGAATAGATTGACAGAATAACTGACCTAAACGCAGGCGAAGTCACAGACGGGGCTAGTATAAGTGTTTACGTTATAAGCACGCAATGATGTCAtttgaaatcataatatttatttgaggttccgttatgatattaaataccGATCAAGACTaatccaaatatataatatttgatttatttttaaatagatttgtgAGGATCTCAAATTAAAACGAGAAACTTAGTACCAGTTTGTTGTTACACTTCAGACGTGGCGTTTCCCGTTTTCCATAGAGTAAACGAAATTAATACTGTATTACAGGAGTTTAAAATACGTACCTGCGCCCTAGTGAACCGTTGATCAAAGAGAGGGTTATGAGTGGATCCCGTATCACTATTCGAAGCCATAAATGATTTTGGAGTATTTACGAGCAGAAGGCAATGCTTACTTTGGACGCTCGAACTTAGGCACCCACTAAGGTATACGACGCTATCGCTGACTCACCAGGAAAGCCAAAGTTTTTCGTCGCGACGCGAACAAGCTTCTAACCGAGTACAAAGGCCTGTCTTCTCTTTTGTTTACAGGTACAGCTTTTTGTTATACTAACAAGTGACCGTCAAAGTGAAAGCGACAGATCATTTTCTGACAGCGGAGACGGAAACAAGCGAAATAtctaatattgttttgtctTAATTCAGTtcctaatgaaataaaaaacttaattaccACACCTTACTCCTAATCTTACAGGCACTTCTATTCGTAAGAGGCAACAATTTGTACGCCAGTACCTATTTCAATGCTTGTTTAGACCGCTGTTCCCTAAATACGAAATTTCTAAGTGAGTCGCggtgtaatataaatatataaaagctatAATTATATGTGCATAGATCAATGAAGCAAGAACCTTTCTTCGACTGAACATTCAGTACGAATATACTAGGAATTTTATCGCCtacattaaaactatacaacTCTCATCGATTTacttttgagaaaaaaaaaacaaacaaaagataGCCAACCGCTAATACGTTACAGAGcgaacttaataataatatacacctAAGCAAGTACGACAAACAACGTgtcatctttatttatatcgaagtttaataaaattcaaggtGCCTGTATggaattatacaatattttttttttttaacaaaacgtATTCAAATCGCCAAATGTTAGGCGGGAGGCGTGAATAACAAATGggtttaacaaatatatatagcgACTGTCCCCCGACCTTGTACGGGAACTTACGATAATTTGGAACTTTGACATCCTTGGATACTCGTTTACAGATAATTAGTGCATACTTAATAGTGATACGagttatacttataataataaaaaatatactttaatgaaatatattttcaatataactttACCACGCTGTTTTGGTCggattaattacaaaatcacCAGTATCTAATATTATCACGTGTCAAGATTTACTTAGATACACCGGTAATTACTTAACGTGTGAAGATTAAAACGTGTGGTAAGTTTGGTGTTGACTCAATTCAACTAGCGGTAACCAGGATACGACTGGATCGACGCTTGTATGTAATATGAACAGTATTTCGGACGcgcatacaaatttttattatatattaacaatacattCTACGCTCAGCGCGCTCCCATTCTCCGTGGGTGGTATGACACTTATTAAAAtcgaatagaaaataattatgtacacGTATGAaacctaataattaaaaaacaaaaaaaaactttaatacgaACGATTCTATTATTAGAATACTCGCCGGCGACGGCTTGTGAGGAAATGTTATACAGAGAAAGCACGTTGGAAATTACGATTGctgtatcattaaataataatatgtgtatCATACATTGAGATATACGATGCTTCGACACATATCGATTTTGACGACGAAACAAATATCGATTGCGGATCGAAGGCTCACACGATGACGTCACTGCTTCAAGACATGTgtctttaataaatgttattaaaaaaattgtcatcatatttaatataaaatcaaagaaTGAAATCGATTTATCGAttctgatatataatattcagatGATATCCCACGTGTTTCGTCTAATCCAAAAACACTATggagaatataataatatatttctatgattggttttgttaaaacaaaatatttagtttgcaGTAGCGGTATGGATGCGTGTTCTAAATGGAACGTAAAAAGTGCTGCTTAAATTTCTAAGCATACTGACACTCATAGCTTGAACATAAAACAGCtgacttcataaaaaaaatctttagtaCGTGTCACAACGTACATATAGCGGATATTTAATACAAGCAAAAATCTTCttgaaaaaaatctcataCAAATTAACGGACTTAAAAACCGATAAGATATAAAAGAAgcaaaagtaaaaaacaatGCAATAATAGTACAGCGTTAAATGTCGGCTAGAGTCGTTAGAGTTCAATGACCGGCGAAAAAACGGGTCAATGCCTCGAAAACAGTACCCTACATGTAAAAACTGcaatgaaagcaaaattctgTAGAATATAAATTCCGACTTACCAGTGAGTCTGTAATGCAGCATGGAAAGAAATCACTTTGTAAAGTAATGTCACATTCTAAAGATATTGTGAGTGATAAGAAGCTCTTGTGTATCTCCGAGATGACCTTCGAGGGTCAAGCATGGGGACCAAGTTATCTGAGGCcagcaaaaataatatcctACCTCATTCAACCAGTCCAACAAGATGGCTCTCATCCTAGGCTGGAGGTTGGGGTGGTTGTCAAACATGTTGGGATTCTTCATCATAGTGGACCTGGCGTCCACCTCACACATGCTCTTCCACACATCACTGGGATCCGCCCAGGACAGCCCAGGCAGGGGACATTTGCGCTTCGGTGGAGTAGGATATACCTTGCTTGTGCTGCAAGTGAAGTGAACAATAATACTTTGCTCATATTCACAGACTGTGTGTGACAATTCTGTTGACTCAATTAAGAATTCACTACAAAGCAGATCTAAGCAGGTCATGATGTTGCAATTCATTATGTGGCATGAAcataacattgttattttattacctagGTCTTTTATTGGAGTGTGGGGTGCATTCTCCTCTGGCAACATTCTCAAGAGGACTCAGGACGCAATTGGGTAGCTCAGGTATACTCGGTGGGCTTAAGAAACTATCTGCACTATAATCTAAGTCTGTGAACACACTCCTCGGCTGCTCTGGGCCTTCATCATCACTCGAACACGAAGATGACTCAACAACTGTGTGTGGTGGGAGTTCACATACATCTTCCTCTAActttgatgttatttttataggtGGCATGTTCTCTACCTACAATGACACAACATTTGAGAAATTATTACAATCAATTGTTGATATCACTATCTTTGAAGTATGAACTACCTCATCATCTGTTGAATTTCTTTTCCTCTTCAAGCATATCCTCTTCTCGTTGGCTTCACAGGAGGATCTAAAATGATTTAGGGATTTAGTAGTCATGATACCAAGGTCAGTATTGTACAAGAGTGCAATCAGCTGTACATACCCTGTTTGTGCCATATTGAGGGGAACAAGTCAGGTGTCACAGACTCCACAATCTACAACATGGTACTAATtagaattttatcatattaaatataataaaagtaatggtGCATTGCGAGTATTTGGCCAAAATTACCGC
Protein-coding regions in this window:
- the LOC116779274 gene encoding G1/S-specific cyclin-E — its product is MAQTGSSCEANEKRICLKRKRNSTDDEVENMPPIKITSKLEEDVCELPPHTVVESSSCSSDDEGPEQPRSVFTDLDYSADSFLSPPSIPELPNCVLSPLENVARGECTPHSNKRPSTSKVYPTPPKRKCPLPGLSWADPSDVWKSMCEVDARSTMMKNPNMFDNHPNLQPRMRAILLDWLNEVCEVYKLHRETFHLTVDYVDRYLSNTEDVQKGRLQLIGITCLFIAAKVEEVYPPKIGEFAYVTDGACTTDEILLEELLILKILSWSITPITINSWLNIYMQLASEGRSAKRRLLSESDLGINALRGYTFVFPQYSSLESVACGQLVDLAVLHADVTRYASSAVAAAAVAHAFNVDLALRVSGYSWSSLEPCYTWLAPFVSAVREAGGVVGVRGGDGDHVQRAAGLRLICPDLNLDESHRIQTHNVSLDMFDKVYQQLAEQPETSAGSELHAFPPTPPHSDHKSPHTPAAKTPSTRTCE